One part of the Pseudomonas leptonychotis genome encodes these proteins:
- a CDS encoding osmoprotectant NAGGN system M42 family peptidase yields MQQLPEPDLDYLQKVLLEMLAIPSPTGFTDTIVRYVAERLEEIGIPFEMTRRGTIRGTLTGKQSSPDRAVSAHLDTIGAIVRELQDNGRLGLAAVGCWSSRFAEGSRVSVFTDHGVIRGSVLPLMASGHAFNTAVDQLPISWDHIELRLDAYCSTRADCESLGISVGDFVAFDPLPEFTESGHISSRHLDDKAGVAALLTALKAIKDNDLELEIDCHPLFTITEEVGSGAAAALPWDVSEFVGIDIAPVAPGQQSSEHTVSVAMQDSGGPYDYHLSRQLLRLASEHEVPVRRDLFRYYHSDAQSAVTAGHDIRTALLAFGCDATHGYERTHIDSLKALSRLLTAYMLSPPVFASDAQPAQGSLERFSHQLEHDAQMESDTRVPTVDSLLRPRDQDA; encoded by the coding sequence ATGCAGCAACTCCCTGAACCTGATCTCGATTATCTGCAAAAGGTATTGCTGGAAATGCTCGCCATTCCCAGCCCTACCGGCTTTACCGACACCATCGTGCGTTATGTAGCCGAACGCTTAGAAGAGATTGGCATCCCCTTCGAGATGACCCGCCGCGGCACCATTCGCGGCACCCTCACAGGTAAACAGAGCAGCCCCGACCGCGCCGTATCGGCGCACTTGGATACGATTGGCGCCATCGTCCGCGAGCTGCAAGACAACGGTCGCCTGGGTCTGGCGGCAGTGGGTTGCTGGTCAAGCCGTTTCGCCGAAGGCAGCCGCGTCAGCGTATTTACCGATCACGGCGTGATTCGCGGCAGCGTGCTGCCATTGATGGCCTCAGGGCACGCCTTCAACACCGCCGTGGACCAGTTGCCAATCAGTTGGGACCATATCGAGCTGCGCCTGGATGCGTATTGCAGCACCCGCGCCGACTGCGAGTCGCTGGGCATTTCGGTGGGTGATTTCGTCGCGTTTGACCCGCTGCCGGAGTTCACCGAAAGCGGCCATATCAGCTCTCGCCATCTGGACGACAAGGCTGGCGTTGCGGCCCTGCTCACCGCGCTCAAAGCCATCAAGGATAACGACCTTGAGCTGGAGATCGACTGTCACCCGCTGTTCACCATCACCGAGGAAGTCGGTTCCGGAGCCGCTGCCGCCCTGCCTTGGGATGTCAGCGAGTTTGTCGGCATCGACATCGCCCCGGTTGCACCGGGCCAGCAATCCAGCGAACACACCGTCAGTGTGGCCATGCAGGACTCTGGCGGCCCGTACGACTATCACCTGTCGCGCCAGCTGCTGCGTTTGGCCAGCGAGCATGAAGTGCCGGTGCGCCGCGACCTGTTCCGCTACTACCACAGCGACGCACAATCAGCCGTGACTGCCGGCCATGACATCCGCACGGCCTTGCTGGCCTTTGGTTGTGATGCCACCCACGGCTATGAGCGCACACATATCGACAGCCTCAAGGCTCTCAGCCGCCTGCTCACCGCCTACATGCTCAGCCCGCCGGTATTTGCCAGCGATGCTCAACCGGCACAGGGCTCGCTAGAGCGCTTCAGCCATCAACTGGAACACGATGCACAGATGGAAAGTGACACCCGCGTACCCACTGTCGACAGCTTGTTGCGCCCACGCGATCAGGACGCTTGA